In Corticium candelabrum chromosome 1, ooCorCand1.1, whole genome shotgun sequence, the genomic stretch actattttgtcgggataggattgccctagaagatgtaagggtctttagctaggggaaagaaatcagcagctacagagagagagagaaggcggtgtccttggtcatcctcatgcaaattcctactagtagatgctgaatcagtaacaaccaacagttgccctgACTCGGTGACAgaccagcccaatacttcaaattaaTGTGTTCttagacggtttgtttagcacatcccggatgtgcaagttcctaatggaaacagtcgcttcttgaactggtttagttttaaactcatttaagctaaactagtttaaggtgtagctagtggaaacacggccttagAAACAAGTCAATATGTATCTTACTAAAAGTTGCAAATTGCTTGCATTAGTAGGCTTGAATGTGGTTGTAATTATGGGTTTTGCTGTGTGCTTGTCGTACGTGTATATAGTACGTCATCGATCCTGTTGATGAGAACTACATTCTATGTATGATCTTTATTGTGCTTTTGGCATAATGTGTTTAGCACTGAAACTGGAagaattattaataaatatatgattgatgatgatgaaatgTCAGAAGGATCTCATTGTcacttgttgtgttgtatagACATACACACTAAATTGCTGAATGTCACGTGCAAATAATTttatagacagatggacaaacagattgacagactcAACAGTAATCTTACTGTTGGGTTGTTTTGCACTATAGATGGGAGCATACCATACACTGGATTTAGAATTGAACAGGAAATTCTCGTTGAGAAAGGAGTGCTGGGATGTCGTTGCATTGGACAGATTGGGTAAGTTGGTGGGTGTGTCATCTACTGTCATACTATTGACATATATTTGTTTAGATGTTGCTTGTGATCCTGCCAGAACAGCGGATGTCGCCGTTGTTATTATGCAGGAAGGTATAGGTCTGCTGTAGATTAGTAGAGATCagaagtttgtatgtattTCTTGTGCGTCGAGGTCTTGCACATGTCTGTTTGGTCACGTCCtctatgactgttgtaaaaaccaaaattgaaatgaataTTCCACGGAAAAGAAGAGGGCACTGTGAGCAACATGACAAGGTATAGGAATAATgatgtgcacgcgcgtgcgcacacacacacacactaatatTGTATGTGACAGGCTTTGTTGCGTTTTTACGATGCAATAATGCAGGGCATTCTGAGACATATACGGTTTGATGGTTATAGCTCTTTGTCACATTGTACTTTCTTTTATTCATGACATTGCACTGAATTACAGTTGTGAAATGTGTTCTTGTTGCCAGTCCAGGTTTTGTGAAAGTACGTACCatatgtttgatgtttgtaaATTGACAAATAGTTTaccagtttgttgtgttgtgcagGAACAATGTTGTGACTACATGTTTGCACAGGCTatcaagacagacaacagaacgTTTATCGAAAACAAGGCAAAGTTTCTACAGGTGAAAGTCTTTCTGTCTCATGTGCATGTCTatttatcagtttgtttggctgtttgtgtgtctgtttgtttgtttgtctatttgtattgtgtgtgtctgtttgtctagttgtttgtctatgtgtatgtttgtatgcctGCCTACTTGTTTTTTATTATAGAAATTTTGTTCGTTCAGGTTCACTCATCATCTGGACATAAACATTCAATCAAAGGTTTGGGTCACTTTATTTGATTTTCATCAAATAGCACATACATATCAATTATTACTGCTTTGTCATCAGAGGTGTTATCTGATCCAGCTGTGGCTGTCAAGTTAGCTGATACGAAAGTATGTTTTTGCCATATCACATCCTACATGATGTAATTGTTGTGTTCTTTCTATATTAAAGGCAGCAGCAGAGGTGAGAGCACTGGATGCATTTTACGCAATGCTACAAAATGAACCAAATCGAGCTTTTTATGGGTATAGGCAATACACAACCACCATCTGTGGCCTCTATTGCATATGCTGTTTCGTGTTACTTTAGAATGAAACATGTTGAAGCAGCAAATGAACAAAATGCGATTGAAATATTGTTAATTACTGATGATTTGTTTAGGTAAGTCACACAGCAAAATGAACATTGAAAATCCTTCATCATATTACTGTAAACCtgattttcaaacattttcaAATTGAGGCTTTTGTACTTGTATACTATTGCATGTTGTATGAGTTTATAATATATGTAGTAATGTTTGTTTCTGTATCTGACTGATTGATGCTGTAGAGCAGACATCCCGTTCTGATCTGTGGTCGTGATATATTAATATATCTGCATTGCTAGACATGACAGAAATGCTACTTTCAGCATTCAAACAGAAACTAAACTATGCTGACTTGCGTGCTAGTTTGTGTACTGTAGGACAGTCCACTAATTGGTATTTAGTTAGAATCGAATGGAACTGCTCAAGCATGTTAATTTACATGTTATGCAAAGTTTGTCGAGTATTATGTTGTTCATCAGACAGTGAAAAAATTATTTGGTGAATGAAAGCATTAATTGATTAGGTGGTAGCAGGGGAAAAACAGATGCAATAACTATCAGTTGGGGTTGTAAAAAGTTTCTTTCACAGCAAATATTTAATAGGTCAAGTGAGATTGAAACAAGACGAAGATATGTTTCATTGGTTGAGAGTGTTAAGGACAGCAGTGGTGAAGTTAGGTCGGttgtgtctgcgtgtctgttaTCATTTATCATTCTTGTCACTGAATTGCTTATTCTCTGTTAACATTAGGATCTTTTCAAGCCTGCATGTGTCTGGAGAACGTAAGTGGCCATGTTGAAACCGTGGTTGTGATAAACAAAACGTCTGCAATGAATGTGTAGAGTTGTGTCAGCTGTCTGGTGTGGCAGCTATTTTGCGTTTTCCATTACCTGATATTGGAGACGATGATGAGTCTGATGAAGATTAGCCTGTTCCTATTCTTTTGACTAGAGTAACTGAATGGAAGGAAAGATATGATGGGTTTTCAATTTActgtattatttaatattgTCTATTAGATATGAGTATATTTCATTCTAACGATGTTTCAGCTTGATTGTTGGAATGATCGTGCACCTCCCGACTTCTGTCTGGTATCCATCTTCTTAGTACAATCTCCTGCACTGACATTTGTCTAATGCAGACAGGTGATGACAAATCG encodes the following:
- the LOC134188085 gene encoding protein pelota homolog, whose translation is MKLLHRDISEKNGSGVVNLIAEEAEDMWHAYNLVAVGDSVRSTTIRKVQSESATGSSTSSRVRTTLTLSVESTDLDTAACVLRVKGRNIQENQYVRMGAYHTLDLELNRKFSLRKECWDVVALDRLDVACDPARTADVAVVIMQEGLAHVCLVTSSMTVVKTKIEMNIPRKRRGHCEQHDKALLRFYDAIMQGILRHIRFDVVKCVLVASPGFVKEQCCDYMFAQAIKTDNRTFIENKAKFLQVHSSSGHKHSIKEVLSDPAVAVKLADTKAAAEVRALDAFYAMLQNEPNRAFYGMKHVEAANEQNAIEILLITDDLFRSSEIETRRRYVSLVESVKDSSGEVRIFSSLHVSGEQLCQLSGVAAILRFPLPDIGDDDESDED